The following are encoded together in the Bos mutus isolate GX-2022 chromosome 3, NWIPB_WYAK_1.1, whole genome shotgun sequence genome:
- the RPTN gene encoding repetin has translation MTELLNSILTVIRVFQKYAKENGDSTSLCKEELKQLLLAEFGDILRRPNDPETVETILSLLDRNRNEHVDFHEYLLMVFQLAQACYHRLDNESYGDRTSQQERKQEGTQGHTFPTNTGRQHRKRHEGERQDSCHSQSEKQSQDTHQDQSERQDRDSRYGQSERQDRDSHYGQTERQGQDSSSGQRLSNKSGSGNPERQGYVFALNQYEKQLQDSHCGQSDRLGQQSSYGQSGRLREDPQYSHTNQQESGSYNEQSGRLGQESGYGQRNRQELESHYGQTDRQGLSAHYSQTRPDRQGQSYHYGQTDRQGQSSHYGQTDRQGLSAHYGQTDRQGLSSHYGQTDRQGLSSHYGQTDRQGQRSHYDQTDRQGLSSQYGQMDRQGLSSHYGQTDRQGLSSHYGQTDRQGQRSHYDQTDRQGLSSQYGQMDRQGLSSHYGQTDRQGLSSQYGRTDRQGQRSHYDQTDRQGLSSQYGQTDRQGQSSHYDETGGQGLSSHYGQTDRQGLSSQYGQTDRQGQSSHYDETDRQDLSSHYGQTDRQGLSSQYGQTDRQGQSFHYDETDRQGLSSHYGQTDRQGLSSQYGQTDRQGLSSHYGQTDRQGLSSQYGQTDRQGLSSHYGKIGASKGTREQAETHMLSNQEGQEDQVNILKDRK, from the exons ATGACCGAACTCCTGAACAGCATACTCACCGTGATTAGAGTGTTCCAGAAATATGCCAAAGAGAATGGGGATTCCACCTCACTATGCAAGGAGGAGTTGAAGCAGCTGCTCTTGGCTGAGTTTGGAGACATCCTCCGG AGACCAAACGACCCAGAGACTGTGGAAACCATCTTGAGCCTCTTGGATAGAAACAGAAATGAGCATGTTGATTTTCATGAATATCTCCTGATGGTGTTCCAGTTGGCCCAAGCCTGCTATCATAGGCTGGATAATGAATCATATGGAGATAGAACCTCTCAGCAAGAAAGGAAGCAGGAGGGAACACAAGGCCATACATTTCCAACAAATACAGGCAGACAACACAGGAAGAGACATGAGGGAGAAAGGCAGGATTCCTGCCATAGTCAGTCTGAGAAACAAAGCCAAGATACCCACCAAGATCAATCTGAGAGACAAGACAGGGACTCTCGCTACGGTCAGTCAGAGAGACAAGACAGGGACTCCCACTATGGTCAGACTGAGAGACAGGGTCAGGACTCCAGCTCTGGTCAAAGACTGAGTAATAAATCTGGCAGTGGCAATCCTGAAAGACAAGGCTATGTCTTTGCCCTAAATCAGTATGAGAAACAACTTCAAGATTCTCATTGTGGACAATCTGATAGGCTTGGACAACAGTCAAGCTATGGCCAGTCTGGAAGACTTAGAGAGGATCCTCAGTATAGCCACACAAACCAACAGGAATCGGGCTCTTATAATGAACAGTCTGGAAGGCTGGGTCAAGAATCAGGCTATGGTCAGAGAAATAGGCAAGAATTGGAGTCCCACTAtggccagacagacagacaaggtcTGAGCGCTCACTATAGCCAGACAAGGCCAGACAGACAAGGCCAGAGTTACCATTAtggtcagacagacagacaaggccAGAGCTCTCACTAtggtcagacagacagacaaggtcTGAGCGCTCACTAtggtcagacagacagacaaggccTGAGCTCTCACTAtggtcagacagacagacaaggccTGAGCTCTCACTATGGGCAGACGGACAGACAAGGCCAAAGATCTCACTATgatcagacagacagacaaggccTGAGCTCTCAGTATGGTCAGATGGATAGACAAGGCCTGAGCTCTCACTacgggcagacagacagacaaggccTGAGCTCTCACTATGGGCAGACGGACAGACAAGGCCAAAGATCTCACTATgatcagacagacagacaaggccTGAGCTCTCAGTATGGTCAGATGGATAGACAAGGCCTGAGCTCTCACTacgggcagacagacagacaaggccTGAGCTCTCAATATGGTCGAACGGACAGACAAGGCCAAAGATCTCACTATgatcagacagacagacaaggtcTGAGCTCTCAGTAtggtcagacagacagacaaggccAGAGTTCCCACTATGATGAGACAGGCGGACAAGGCCTGAGCTCTCACTAtggtcagacagacagacaaggccTGAGCTCTCAGTAtggtcagacagacagacaaggccAGAGTTCCCACTATgatgagacagacagacaagacCTGAGCTCTCACTAtggtcagacagacagacaaggtcTGAGCTCTCAGTATGGTCAGACAGACAGGCAAGGCCAGAGTTTCCACTATGATGAGACAGATAGACAAGGCCTGAGCTCTCACTAtggtcagacagacagacaaggtcTGAGCTCTCAGTATGGGCAGACAGATAGACAAGGCCTGAGCTCTCACTatgggcagacagacagacaaggtcTGAGCTCTCAGTATGGGCAGACAGATAGACAAGGCCTGAGCTCTCACTATG GCAAAATAGGTGCTTCCAAGGGAACGAGGGAGCAAGCAGAGACTCACATGTTGAGCAATCAGGAAGGCCAGGAAGACCAAGTCAATATACTCAAGGACAGGAAGTAA